The DNA region CCGAACGCCGTCGCCGCGCTCCCCGGAATGGACCGCGTCACGACGAAGATGATGGAGAAGAAGATCGCGGACAACGACACCGCCACCATCGAGGAACTCATCGAGACGAGCCTCGACATGGGCGTGGAGTTCCAGGCCTGTCAGATGACGATCGAGCTGATGGACTACGACGAATCGGAGTTCTACGACGGCGTCACGACCGGCGTCGGCGCTGCGACGGCGCTACAGGACATGGCCGATGCCGACATCCAGCTTCTCGTCTGACAGCGCTACTGGTTTAGGCTAACCTAAGGATGGAAACCGTTTTGTAACATTAGGCTAGCCTAAATTGTATGGGTGACGAGGCACATTCCGACGTACCGACTCGGCGCGAATACATGAAATACGGCAGTGCAGTCGTTACTGGTGGCCTACTCGCCGGCTGTAGTGAGCAGTCCGGTTCTGACGCGACCCCGGCACAGTCGAGCACTCCGACGACGTCGACGCCGACGAAAACGTCGACGCCGGAGGACGAGAGCTACTCTGTCACGATGGAACCGGTCGGCACGCTCGAATTCGACGCTGTCCCGGAGCGAGTCGCACCGTTTACCGCCGATTACATCGACATGATGGTGGCGCTTGGTCACGGAGACGCCGCCCAGTCGATCTGGTACCAGGGTCGGTACAAGACACGCCACTACGAGGAACTCGACGGCGTTTCGATCGATCTCGACTCGCTCACACAGATCTGGAACGACGGGATCTCCAAGGAGACGTTCTACGACATCGACGCGGATCTGCATCTCATGGATCCCTCCGCGCCCACCGACTGGTTCCAGGCCTGGGATCAGCAGGATCTCGAAGAGATCCGAAGCAACGTCGCCCCTTTCCTCGGCAACGTCATCTTCCGCCGGACGGACTCGTGGCACGATTACCGGTACTACTCGCTGTACGAGGCCTTCGAAAAGGTCGCCGAGGTGTTTCGGGAGCGCGATCGGTTCGAAGCGATCCGATCGATGCACGACGAACTGGTCGCGACGGTTCAGTCGCGTCTCCCGTCTCCCGACGAGCGGCCAAACGCCGCGCTCGTCTTTGCCGGCGAAGAGCCCGAAGAGTTCTCGCCGTACCGGCTTTCGGGCAACGGTGCGAACAAGGAGCACTACCACACGCTGGGGCTGTCAGATGCGTTCGCCGGGAGCGGCATCGACGGACTCTCCACGACCGACACAGGGACCATCGACTACGAAACGCTGCTGGAGATCGATCCCGACTCGCTGCTGTTGCGCTATCACAAGCAGGGCAAGAGTCGCGAGGAATTCGAGGCGTCGATCCTCTCGTACATGCAGGACCACCCGGTCGGCAGCCAACTGACCGCCGTTCAGGAGGGGCGGGTGTTCCGTGGCGGCCCGATCTATGCGGGGCCGCTTCACAACCTCTTCATGATCGAGCGCTACGCGACCGGCTACTTCCCAGAGGCGTTCACCGGGGACGAGCTGTTCGATCGACAACGCCTCGCCGACATCATTAACGGCAACGTCTGACTGCTATCCGATTCGGCGCTCACCTCGACCGTGGCCGTCGAGCGCGTGCCCGAGCACGCTGGGTGGTCGGGCTACTCGCGCTGTCTGTCGTCTGGCACAGCGGTTGTGCTGAGAGTGAGGCCGCTCGCAGCAGGCCACGGACCGTAGCGTTTTGTCTCCGGGGTTCAACTGTCAACCATCCATGTCCACGTCAGGTACGCTCGACGTTCGTCGTCGCCACTTCGTCTCGCCCCGCCACGACGCAACGACCTGCGGTTCACTCGCCGGTTGCTGATGGCTCCAGACACGCTTGCGTCTGCCCGAACTCTGTTGGTCGGGACCTCGGAGTGGGTCGACAACGCTGCGACGGCGTTCGACGAGCGGACGACGCTCTTGCGGGCCGACACCGCCGACGCGGCGCTCACGCTGATCGACGAGCGGTCGCCTGACTGTCTGGTCACGGCGTACGACCTCCCCGACTCGACCGGGGTCGACCTCCTGCGAGACGTTCGCGACGTGGCCTCGGCGCTCCCGGTCGTCGTCGGCGCGGCCGACGGCAACGAATCGGCGGCCAGCGACGCGATCGCCGCCGGTGTCGACGACTATGTCGTGATCGACGAAACGGCCGCGCAGCCGAGCGACGCCCTCCTCGACCGGACGAGGGCGGTGCTCGAAGCGACGCCGGACAGTGACCGTCACGAGCGCCGGGCACGCCAGTTCGAGGCGGTGTTCGCGGACGCGCGGACCGCGACGTGGGTGCTCGATCCCGACGGCTCGCCCGTGCGAGCGAACCAGACCGCTCGCGAGATCGGCGACGACGCGGCGTCGGCACAGACGGGTGGCCCGTTCTGGACGCTCCCGTGGCTGTCGGGCGACGAACGGACCAGGGCCGACGTGCAACGCCTCGTGGAGCGTGGCATCGATGGGGCTTTCGCCCACGCCGTCGTCACGCTGGCGGCGATCGACGGGCCGTCGCGAGTGTTCGACCTGTCGGTCCGGCCGGTCGAGGACGGCGGCGGCGGTGTCGATTCGATCGTCGTCGAGGCCGTCGACATCACGGACCGGGTCGAACTCGAACGCGACCTTCGCCGATCCGAGGCGCTCCACCGAGTGACGCTGAACAACATGACCGACACCGTCCTCATGACCGACGAGGACGGGGAGTACACGTACGTCTGCCCGAACGTCCACTTCATCTTCGGCTACACGGCCGCGGAGATCCGCGAGCAAAAGCCCATCGAGGAGTTGCTGGGAGAGGACCTCTTCGACCGTGAGGAGCTGGCTCGGCGTGGCGTCTGCAAGAACATCGAGTGTACGGCCACGGACAAGGCCGGACGCGAGCACACGCTCCTGGTCAACGTCCGGGAGGTGTCGATCCAGGACGGGACACTCCTCTACAGCTGTCGGGACATCACCAAACGCAAGCGCCGCGAGGACGCGCTGGCCGCGCTGCACGGGACTGCACGGCAGTTCCTCTACGCGGAGACCCACCAGGAGATCGCACAGCGCGTCGTCGACGACGCGCCGGCAGTCCTCGGCGTCGACGCCGTCGCGGTGTACCTGTTCGACGACGCGGCCAACGAACTCCGGCCGGCGGCGTACTCGCCGGCGGCGACAGAGCTACACGGCCCACTCCCGACGGTCGCGGTCGACGACGAGACGCTGCCGGGACACAGCTTCGTCGCGGACGACACGCTGTTTTTCGACGACGTTCACCACGCGGACCGACTGGCCAACCGGGCGACGGAGTTTCGCGGGACGAGCTACATCCCGCTGGGTGACCACGGCGTGTTCGTCGCCGCCTCGCCCGAGGTCGGTGCCTTCGACGACGTGACCCGTGAGCTGGCGGACCTGTTCGCCGCGACCACCGAGGCGGCGCTCGATCGCGTGGCCCGCGAGGCACAGCTCCGCGAGCGAGACCGACAACTCCAGCGCCAGAACGAGCAGCTGTCGGCGCTGAACCGCATCAACGACACGATCCGCGAGATCGGGCGGACGATCGTGCGAGCGGAGACCCGCGAGGAGATCGACCGGGCGGTCTGTGAGCGACTGACCGACGGCGACCGGTTCAGCTTCGCGTGGATCGGCTCCGTCGACCCCGCCAACGAACGCCTCGAACCGCGGGCCTGGGCCGGCGACGAGCAGGGGTATCTGGACTGCCAGCCGTTCGCCGTCGGCGCGTCTGACACCGAACCGTCCGGCCAGGCCGCGGCGACGGACACCGTGACTCTGGAGACGAACGTCGCGGCCGGACTGCGAGACGAGCCCTGGCGAACGGAGGCGCTCCGGCGCGATTTCACGTCCGTCCTGAGCGTTCCGCTCGTGTACAACGACCTCAGCCACGGCGTCCTCTCGGTCTACGCCGACTCCAAGGACGCCTTCGACGAGACGGCGCGGGCGGTGCTCGCCGAACTCGGCGAAACGATCGCGTCGGCGCTCAGCGCACTCGAACGGAAGAACGCGCTCCTCACGCCGTCGGTCACCCGCGTCGAGTTCACGGTCGACGATCCGACCTTCCTCCTCTCGCGGCTCGCCGACCAGGCGGGGTGTACGGTCAGCTACCAGGGCGGCATCCGACAGACCGAAGCGGGCAGTGCCCTCTTTCTCACCGTCGAGGGCGCGCCGGTCGACGCCGTCGTCGACCACGCCGCCGAGATGGCGTCGGTCGACGAGGTGCAGGCGGTCAGCGCCGACGAGAACGGCGGCGTCGTGCGGCTCGTCGTGGCGCGCTTTCTCGCACAGGAACTGGCCGACCACGGCGCGCTCCTCCGGGAGGTCACCGCCAGTCGAGCGGGCACCGAACTCCGCGTCGACGTGCCAGAGCGCATCACCGTCCGGGAGATCACGGAACTGATCGGCCAGACGGTGTCCAACGTCGAACTCCGCTCCAGACAGACTGTCGAGCAACCCACACGGCACGACGTTCGCTCGACCGTCCTCGACGAGATGACCGAGCGGCAACTGGAAGTGGTCCAGACCGCCTACTACAGCGGGTTCTTCGAGTCGCCCCGAGAGACCAACGGCAAGGAACTCGCGGCGATGCTCGACATCTCCCCACCCGCGTTCTACCAGCACGTCAGGGCCGCCCAGCAGAAACTGTTCACGGCGGTGTTCGAGGCACACGGCCTCCTGGAGTCTGGTAGGTTCAATAGTTAACCCTCACTATCGACGTGCCCCTCGATAGTGAACCGCTGGATACTCCCTAAAACACCTAATACACCTTAACCGAGTGCCGCCGCTGGCACTCGTGACCCTACATGAGAGATGTCAACCAGGAGCCCGAGGAAGAGACGCCGTACGAGTGCTTCGACTGTGGAACGATCGTCGTCACCGAGGACAACCCGACCACCTGTCCGGAGTGTGGCGGCGAGATACGGAATCGCCTGACACCGATCGAGTGATGGCGTCCGAATCAGTAACGGCCGACCGCGACGACTCGGAGGCTGGGGCGGACACGGAGTCCGCCGTCGAGACGGCGCGCCGACAGCTCCACCGGGCCGCGGCCCACCTCGACATCGATCCCGCCATCGTCGAGCGGCTCAAACACCCCACGAAAGTTCAGGAAGTCACCGTCCCCATCGAGCGTGACGACGGCTCCGTCGAGGTGTTCACGGGGTATCGAGCCCAGCACGACAGCGTCCGTGGACCCCACAAGGGCGGCCTCCGGTATCACCCAGAGGTGACCAGAGACGAGTGTGTCGGCCTCGGGATGTGGATGACCTGGAAGTGCGCGGTCATGGACATCCCCTTCGGCGGAGCGAAAGGCGGGATCGCAGTCGACCCCAAGCGACTCAGCGCGTCCGAGAAAGAGCGCCTCACGCGTCGGTTCGCCGAGGAGATCCGCGACAGCATCGGCCCGAACAGAGACATTCCGGCCCCGGACATGGGCACCGATCCACAGACGATGGCCTGGCTCATGGACGCCTACTCGATGCAGGAAGGCGAGACGGTGCCCGGCGTCGTGACGGGGAAACCGCCGGCCGTCGGCGGGAGCCACGGCCGCGACGAGGCCCCCGGCCGGAGCGTCGCGATCGTCACCCGCGCGGCCGTCGAGTACTACGAGAAGGACCTCTCGGCGACCACGGTCGCGATCCAGGGGTACGGCAGCGTCGGCGCGAACGCTGCCCGACTCCTCGACGACTGGGGCGCGACGATCGTCGCCGTCAGCGACGTCAACGGCGCGATCTACGATCCGGACGGCCTCGACACCCACTCGATTCCCAGCCACGACGAGGAGCCAGAGGCGGTGACACGCCAGTCGGTCCCCCACACGATCACCAACGACGAACTCCTCGAACTCGACGTCGACGTGCTCGTTCCGGCCGCGCTCGGCAACGTCCTGACGGCCGAGAACGCCGCCGACGTGCGGGCCGACCTCGTCGTCGAGGGTGCCAACGGACCGACGACCAGCGCCGCAGACGAGATCTTCGCCGACCGCTCGCTCCCCGTGATCCCCGACATCCTCGCGAACGCGGGCGGCGTCACGGTGTCGTACTTCGAGTGGCTCCAGGACATCAACCGCCGCTCATGGTCCAGAGAGCGCGTCAACGACGAACTCGAAAGCGAGATGCTCGCCGCGTGGCGCGACGTTCGCGACGCGTTCGACGAGCGAGACGTTCGGTGGCGCGACGCCGCTTACACCGTCGCCCTGGAGCGCATCGCAGCGGCCCACGAGGCCAGGGGACTCTGGCCCTGAGCTGTTCACTCCGCCCGGCTCCCGCCGGGGAGGACGAGTGTGACGGCGCTCCCTCGTGGCTCGGCGTCGTCGAACTGGAGCGTGCCGTCGACGGCGGTCACGATCCGTTTGACCAGCCACAGCCCCATGCCGCTGCTGTGTAACAGCGGTTCGATGCTGCTGTCTTCGGTGATGACTTTCCGTTCCCGGGCCGGGATTCCCGGCCCGTCGTCCGTGACGGTGATCTCCACCGAGCCGCCGGTCTGGCGGCCGACCACCGACACCTCGGGGTGATCGCGGTCTGAGTGGACGACGGCGTTCTCGACGAGTTCGCGGATCGCGCGCTCGATCTCGCCGGCCGTCGTCAGCTGGAGGCCGGCGTCGACGTCGACGGCGATCTCGGCGTCTGCGTGCTCGGCCTCTAGCTCGGCGACCAGATCCGTCACGACCCGCGTGAGATCGAGCGTCGCGTGCGTCGGCGGTTCGGTCAACAGCTCGACGATCTCGCGTTCCTTGTTCGCCTGCGTGAGCAGTCGTTCGACCGCGTCTTCGATCGGCGCTGCGAGTTCTGCGACCTCTTTCGAGGCACGAGCGTCGATGATCTCTGCCCGCCCGCGGATGACGTTCAGCGCGTTGTGGAGGTTGTGCCTGAGCAGGCGATCCAGCGAGGCGAGCTGTTGTTCGCGCTCGACCTGTTCGGTCACGTCTCGCATTGTGGCGACCAACCCCTGGATCGTCCCACTCTCGTCGGTCAGCGGCGTGTACTGGACGTTGAACGTGTGGTCGGATCTGCCCGATCGCGTTCGTGTCGCGCGGAACTGGACCGTCTCGCCCTCGAAGCCTCGGTCGAGGTAGGGCTCGACGACCTCGAACTGTTCGGAGGCCAGGAGGTCGACCAGCCGCGTCTCAGTGACCGACTCCGGGTCCATCCCGTGGAACTGCCGATAGGACTCGTTGGCAAAGAGGAACTGGTAGTCGTGATCGACCGCGGCGATCAGCTCACTCGCCCCCTCGATCGCGTGCTCGTACTGCCGGAGCTGTGCCTCCCGTCGGCGCTGTTCCGTCGTGTCGTTTTGAATCGCGACGTAGGACACCACCTCGCCGTCGTCGTCGGTCAGGGGAGCGATCGTCTGATGGGCGTAGTACAGCGCCCCCGACTGCCGGCGGTCGCGGATCTCTTCTTCCCACACGTCGCCGCTCGTGATAGTCGACCACAGGTCCTCGTAGTACTCCTCTGACATCGTGCCAGAGGAGAGGATCGCGGGCGTCTTCCCGAGCACGTCGTCGCTCTCGTAGCCCGTCATCTCCTCGAAGGCGGGGTTGACGTAGGTGATCGTGCCGTCCGGGTCGGTCATGTAGATGGCGTGTCCGGCCGCCTCGACGGCTCGCTGGAACTGTCGGAGCATCTGCTCGTCGGCTCTCCGGTCGTCGATGTCTCGCACCACCAGCACGGTCGCCGGACCGTCGCTCCAGTGAACTCGCGTCGCGGTGACTTCGACCGACAGCTCTCGGTCCGCGCTGGTCGTCAGGATCGTTTCGAACTGCTCGACTGGCTGGTCGCCAGACTGTACGGTAGCTAGCGACGCGGCGAGGTCTCCTCCGTCGGGCGGCGACAGCCACGACTCGATGGGATGGCCGGCGGCTTGAGTTCGGTCGTCGAGGGCCAGCAGATCGAGGCCGGTCGCGTTGACGTACTCACAGTGGTCGTCGCGAACGACGGCGATCATGTCGTTTGCAGCGTCTAACAACGTAGTCGCTCGCGTCTCGGGATCGAACAGGCCCTGCTGGCTGCGGTGGTAGTCGACCGCGTCGACGACGAGCGTCGCCAGTCGGTCCCACTGGTCGTCGTGACGCCCCTTGATGAGGTACTCCGTCACGTCGGCGGAGATCGCGTGGCTGGCGATCTCTTCGTTCCCTTCGCTGGTGAACAGTACGAACGGGAGCATCGGTGCCTGCGTCCGGACCGATTCGAGAAACGCGAGCCCGTCCGTGTCGGGCAGATCGTGGTCGCTGACGATGCAGTCGACACCCCTGTCGCCAGCGAGTCGTTCGATCCCCTCTCCGACCGTCCCCGCCGTGGTGACGGTGAGGGCGTCGTGTTCGCCGAGGTGACGCTCACAGGAACTCGCGAACGAGGGGTCTGCCGTCACCGCGAGCACGCGCACGCGCTCACGCTCACTCCTGTGGGTGGTCATACTCGACCGGAGTGGATTGACGGGGATATGTCTTTCATCACGGGCCGAAGATGTTCACAGCCACGGTAACGAGACTCTCGACGGCGGCGTCGACTGTCACGTCACGTGGTGCTTCGACGGCCCGACGTGGCGACGTGCTGGACTGCCAGCAACGTCACTCTGCGAGTCGCTCTGCCGTCTCGCTGATCTCGCGGATCGTCTTCGTCTGCTCTTCGTTTGCGGCTGCGACGGCTTCTACCTCGTCGGCGACCTGGTCAGCCTGGTCGACGAGTTCGTCCACCATACCCGCCACCGCCTCCGCAGAGGCGGCCTGATCGTCGGTCGCGTCCGAGACCTCGTGGATCCCGCGAGAGGCCTCGGCCACGACGTCGACGATCTCCTGGAGGGTCTCCGTCGCCGATTCGACCCGCTCGATCCCGCGGTCGACGTCCTTCGCGGTCGCTTCGAGACTGGCGACTGCGTTCTCGGTGTCGGCCTGGATCTCCTCGACCATCTCCTCGATCTCGCTGGCGTGTGTGCGAGACTCCTCGGCGAGGCTCTTGACCTCGTCTGCGACGACGGCGAAGCCGTCGCCGGCCTCGCCGGCACGGGCGGCCTCGATGGAGGCGTTCAGCGCCAGCATGTTCGTCTGATCGGAGATGTCGTTGATCATGTCCACGATCTCGTCGATCTCTGCGACACGCTCTTCCAGCCGGTCCACGTCGCTGACGACGTCTCCGGACGACTCCTGAACTCGCTCCATCGCCTCGATCGCGTCGGCGGCGGCGGTCCGCCCGTCCTCGGCGAGTCGCTCGGCACGCTCGCTCGTGGCCGCGACCTCGTCGGCCGTCGAGGCGATCTCTTCGACGGTCGCGCTGACGTTGCTGACCTCGCGTCCGACGGTTTCGGTCGTCTCTGCCTGTTCGCGAGCGATGTCGCTGATCTCGTCTGTGCTGGTGGCCACGTCCTCGGCGGAGTCTCGGAGCGTCCGGATCGGATCTGCGAGGTCCTGCTCGATCTCCGCCATGAGCTGCTCGCGCTCTTCGATCGACTGTTCGAGTTCCTGACTGTAGGAGTGGATGTACGTGTCGGCGACGACCTGCATGTCGAGGTTGATAATTCGCAAGACTGCGAGGATCTCTTCGAGGCCGCGATCCAGTTCTTCGCCGACGATCTCCTCGACCGACTCTCGGGTGCCTGCCTCGACCGTCTGGGGACCGCCGTCGCCCGCGAGAGCCGCTGTGTCTGTCAGGCGGTCGACGAGCCGTTCCTCGACCCGGTCGAACAGGAGCGGGAAGATGAGATCGTAGTAGACGCCGTACTGTCCGATGTAGTGTTTCATCGGCATTTCGAGCAGATCGTGGATCTTGCCGATCCGCGCGCGGTCGCGGAAGTAGTCCATTCCGTACTCACCGCTCGCGAGGGTCACGAGATACGCGGACTGGGTCTCTTTGAGCTGCTGGAGAGACTTGTCCGACCGGCCGATCACGTCGCTGGTCTGCTGGTGGTCGGTCAGGTTGTCGTAGAAGCCGTCTGCGATCTCGTCGGTGTGGGCTCGAAACAGTTCTTCGAGTTCCGAGAGGTGCTGTTCGTCGGTCTCGTCGAAGCCGACGAACTCCTTTCGCCACTCGATCTCCGACTTGTCGATGCCACACGCGGCGACGAGCGAGTCGACGTCGAGGAGGGCGTTGAGGCCGCCGTCTCCGAAGGTGTTCGACCAGTCTTTCATACCCCGAGAGAAAAAACGCCCGAAAGTAAGCCTGTCCCTCCGTTCCCAGCAGTGATAACTCCAGGGCACCCGAGCCCTGCGAAGGACCACTGGCCGAGACAGCACTGTCGGGAGTTGTCGAGAGACAACCCCTGATTTAATTAGCGGTGTGGCGTACCGGAGCCCATGGCACGGATCCCGCTCTCGTGGCTGCCGCTGGTGGGACTGCTCACGATCCCGTCGGTGCTCGCGTTCGTGATCTGGCTAGAGCCCGTCGCGGTGCTCGCCGTCCTCAACACTGTCCTGATCGTGGTCGCCGTCCGCATCATGTTCGATTCGGCGGACGAACGGCGGCTGCCCGGCGGCCTCGCCTGACGCGATGTCTGTCCCGCAGGTGTCTGGTGCCCTCGCTGGCCAGGTCGAACTGGCCGTCTTCGCGCTGGTCGGACTGCTGGGTGGCGTCCACTGTCTGGGCATGTGTGGACCGCTGGTGACTGTCTACGCCGATCAGATGGGGACGGACGGCCCGGCGACCTGGCAGACGATCCGCCAGCACCTGCTCTTCAACCTCGGGCGGACCGTGAGCTACACCGCCCTCGGGGCGCTGTTCGGCGGGCTGGGTGCGCTGCTGTACGACGCCGCGGCGGTCGCGGCCGTCGCGAACGACGTTCGCGCGGTCGCCGGTCTGGTGATCGGCGGTGTCATCCTCCTCGTCGGCGCGAACTACCTGTTGACGGGAACTGGGGGGCTGTTCGGTCACGCCCCGACACCGGCGGTCTTCGAACGGGTGAGTACCGCGTTGCTCGACCGGATCGAGCGGTGGGTTCGTGGCCCCCGTATCGTCGCGCTCGGCGCGGCTCACGGGGTCCTCCCGTGTCCCCTGCTGTACCCCGCGTTTCTGTACGCCTTCGCGACGGGGTCGCCGGTCCGTGGCGGCGTCGCGCTCGCCGTGCTGGGGCTGGCGACGGTGCCGACCGTCTTCGCCTACGGCGTCGCGTTCCAGTCGATCTCGCCGCGGTTTCAGGGCCCGCTCCACCGCGTCCTCGGCGTCACGTTCTTGCTGCTTGGCTACCTCCCGCTGGCACACGGTGCGATGTTGCTGGGAATCCACCTCCCGCATCCGACCATTCCGATCTACCAACCACTGGGATAACTATGGGCGAGTGTACGCTCTGTGGCCTGTCGACGCCTGAGCCGCCCCACACCGCTCCGGACGTGGACGGTGCCTTCTGCTGTCAGGGATGCCTGACGGTCGCCCGCACGCTCGACGACGCGCCCGCCGACGCCGATCCCCAGACGGCCGTCGACACCGGGCCAGACGTGGACACCGTCGAGGGCGACCGGTCCTACTTCGACGTCGACGGGATGCACTGTGCCACCTGCGAGACGTTCCTCGAAGCCACCGCGACCGACGTTGCCGGCGTGCGCGCCGCCGAGGCCAGCTACACCGCCGGCATGGTGCGTGTCGTCTTCGACCCGGCGACGGCCGAACCCGACGCGATCGCGGACCGCATCTCGGGGCACGGCTACGACGCGACGCGGGAGGGCGCGGCGTCGGCCGACGACGCCCAGGAGACCGTCGGTCGTCTCATGGTCGGTGGCTTCTTCGGGATGATGGTGATGGCCTGGTACGTCCTCTTTCTCTATCCCGTGTACACCGGCGTCGCGCCGTCGTCGCTGCTCGTCGACCTGAACGGTCCCGCGGGTGGGTTCCTGTTCGCGAACGTCTGGGTCATGGCGACGGTCGTGGTGGCTTACACCGGCTATCCGCTGTTCCGTGGTGCGGTCGTGAGCCTGCGGGTCGGCCACCCGAACATGGACCTGCTCGTCGCGATCGCGGCGGCGACGGCTTACGGCTACAGCACGATCGCGATGGCGCTGGGCCAGACGGATCTGTACTTCGACGTGGCGGTCGTCGTCGTCCTCGCGGTGACCGTCGGCGACTACTATCAGGAGCGTGTCCGCCGACGAGCTATGGGCCGCCTCGCAACGGTCTCCGACGAACGAGCGGACACGGCGCGCCGCCGGACGGCCGACGGCACCGAGGCGGTCTCTCGGTCGGCAATCGACGGCGGCGACGAACTGGTGGTCAAAGGCGGCGAACCGGTCCCCGTCGACGGGACGGTCGTCGAGGGCACGGCCGCGGTCGACGAGTCACTGGTCACCGGCGAGTCGTTGCCGGTCTCGAAAGCCACCGGGGACGCGGTTCTGGGTGGGACGACGGTCACCGACGGTGGGATCGTCGTCCGCGCCGACGAGGACCCGACGAGCACTGTGGATCGACTCGCGGAGACGCTGTGGGACGTACAGAGCGCGACACCCGGCGCACAGCGCCTCGTCGACAAGATCGCGGCGGTGTTCGTCCCGCTCGTGTTCGTCCTGGCTGTCGGGACGCTGGTCGTCCACCTGCTCGCGGGCAGGGGGGCGACCGCGGCACTGTTGACCGGTCTGACCGTGCTCGTCGTCTCCTGTCCCTGTGCGCTGGGGCTGGCGACGCCGATGGCCGTCGCCGCCGGGATTCGAGACGCTCTCGACGCGGGCATCGTGATCACCGACGACACGGCCCTGGAGACGGCACCGGCGGTCGACACCGTCGCGCTCGACAAGACGGGCACCCTCACCACGGGATCGATGACCGTTCGGACGGTCGCGGGCCACGACGAGGCCCTCGCGTACGCCAGCGCCGTCGAACAGTTCGCGACCCACCCCGTCGCGGAGGCGATCTCCGAGGCGGGGACACCGCCCGACCAGCCCGTCACAGCCTTCGAGACGATTCCCGGACGGGGCGTGCAGGCGACAGTCGGCGACAGGACCGTGCTGGTCGGCGACGAGTCGCTGTTCGCGGCGCGGGACTGGACCGTCCCCAGCGGCGTGGCCGCCACCTACGACGATGCTGGTGACGACGCGATCGCGAGCTACGTCGGCTGGGACGGGCGCGTTCGCGGTGCCGTCGTCGTCGGCGACGAGGTGCGCGAGGGGTGGCAATCGGTGCTCGATCGCCTCGCGGCCGACCGCCGCGTCGTCGTGATCACGGGCGACGACCGGGCGGCGGCCGAACAGTTCGCCTCCCACCGCTCGGTCGACGAGGTCTTCGCCGGTGTCCCGCCCGAGGCCAAGGCCGCGGTCGTCGATCGGCTGGGAGCCGACGGCACCGTGGCGATGGTCGGCGACGGGAGCAACGACGCGCCGGCACTGGGGGCGGCCGACCTCGGGATCACCGTCGAGAGTGGGACACGGCTCGCGTTCGACGCGGCAGACGTGGTCGTCACAGACGACACTCTCGCCGCGCTGCCCGAGGTGTTCGCCACGACGGAAGGGACCCGCCGACGGATCCGCGAGAACCTCGGCTGGGCGTTCCTGTACAACGGGATCGCGCTGCCACTCGCCGTCGTCGGTGTCCTGAACCCCCTGTTTGCCGCCGTGGCGATGGCGACCAGTAGCCTGCTCGTCGT from Halomicrobium sp. LC1Hm includes:
- a CDS encoding PAS domain-containing protein, with protein sequence MTTHRSERERVRVLAVTADPSFASSCERHLGEHDALTVTTAGTVGEGIERLAGDRGVDCIVSDHDLPDTDGLAFLESVRTQAPMLPFVLFTSEGNEEIASHAISADVTEYLIKGRHDDQWDRLATLVVDAVDYHRSQQGLFDPETRATTLLDAANDMIAVVRDDHCEYVNATGLDLLALDDRTQAAGHPIESWLSPPDGGDLAASLATVQSGDQPVEQFETILTTSADRELSVEVTATRVHWSDGPATVLVVRDIDDRRADEQMLRQFQRAVEAAGHAIYMTDPDGTITYVNPAFEEMTGYESDDVLGKTPAILSSGTMSEEYYEDLWSTITSGDVWEEEIRDRRQSGALYYAHQTIAPLTDDDGEVVSYVAIQNDTTEQRRREAQLRQYEHAIEGASELIAAVDHDYQFLFANESYRQFHGMDPESVTETRLVDLLASEQFEVVEPYLDRGFEGETVQFRATRTRSGRSDHTFNVQYTPLTDESGTIQGLVATMRDVTEQVEREQQLASLDRLLRHNLHNALNVIRGRAEIIDARASKEVAELAAPIEDAVERLLTQANKEREIVELLTEPPTHATLDLTRVVTDLVAELEAEHADAEIAVDVDAGLQLTTAGEIERAIRELVENAVVHSDRDHPEVSVVGRQTGGSVEITVTDDGPGIPARERKVITEDSSIEPLLHSSGMGLWLVKRIVTAVDGTLQFDDAEPRGSAVTLVLPGGSRAE
- a CDS encoding globin-coupled sensor protein is translated as MKDWSNTFGDGGLNALLDVDSLVAACGIDKSEIEWRKEFVGFDETDEQHLSELEELFRAHTDEIADGFYDNLTDHQQTSDVIGRSDKSLQQLKETQSAYLVTLASGEYGMDYFRDRARIGKIHDLLEMPMKHYIGQYGVYYDLIFPLLFDRVEERLVDRLTDTAALAGDGGPQTVEAGTRESVEEIVGEELDRGLEEILAVLRIINLDMQVVADTYIHSYSQELEQSIEEREQLMAEIEQDLADPIRTLRDSAEDVATSTDEISDIAREQAETTETVGREVSNVSATVEEIASTADEVAATSERAERLAEDGRTAAADAIEAMERVQESSGDVVSDVDRLEERVAEIDEIVDMINDISDQTNMLALNASIEAARAGEAGDGFAVVADEVKSLAEESRTHASEIEEMVEEIQADTENAVASLEATAKDVDRGIERVESATETLQEIVDVVAEASRGIHEVSDATDDQAASAEAVAGMVDELVDQADQVADEVEAVAAANEEQTKTIREISETAERLAE
- a CDS encoding sulfite exporter TauE/SafE family protein, with the protein product MSVPQVSGALAGQVELAVFALVGLLGGVHCLGMCGPLVTVYADQMGTDGPATWQTIRQHLLFNLGRTVSYTALGALFGGLGALLYDAAAVAAVANDVRAVAGLVIGGVILLVGANYLLTGTGGLFGHAPTPAVFERVSTALLDRIERWVRGPRIVALGAAHGVLPCPLLYPAFLYAFATGSPVRGGVALAVLGLATVPTVFAYGVAFQSISPRFQGPLHRVLGVTFLLLGYLPLAHGAMLLGIHLPHPTIPIYQPLG
- a CDS encoding cation-translocating P-type ATPase; this translates as MGECTLCGLSTPEPPHTAPDVDGAFCCQGCLTVARTLDDAPADADPQTAVDTGPDVDTVEGDRSYFDVDGMHCATCETFLEATATDVAGVRAAEASYTAGMVRVVFDPATAEPDAIADRISGHGYDATREGAASADDAQETVGRLMVGGFFGMMVMAWYVLFLYPVYTGVAPSSLLVDLNGPAGGFLFANVWVMATVVVAYTGYPLFRGAVVSLRVGHPNMDLLVAIAAATAYGYSTIAMALGQTDLYFDVAVVVVLAVTVGDYYQERVRRRAMGRLATVSDERADTARRRTADGTEAVSRSAIDGGDELVVKGGEPVPVDGTVVEGTAAVDESLVTGESLPVSKATGDAVLGGTTVTDGGIVVRADEDPTSTVDRLAETLWDVQSATPGAQRLVDKIAAVFVPLVFVLAVGTLVVHLLAGRGATAALLTGLTVLVVSCPCALGLATPMAVAAGIRDALDAGIVITDDTALETAPAVDTVALDKTGTLTTGSMTVRTVAGHDEALAYASAVEQFATHPVAEAISEAGTPPDQPVTAFETIPGRGVQATVGDRTVLVGDESLFAARDWTVPSGVAATYDDAGDDAIASYVGWDGRVRGAVVVGDEVREGWQSVLDRLAADRRVVVITGDDRAAAEQFASHRSVDEVFAGVPPEAKAAVVDRLGADGTVAMVGDGSNDAPALGAADLGITVESGTRLAFDAADVVVTDDTLAALPEVFATTEGTRRRIRENLGWAFLYNGIALPLAVVGVLNPLFAAVAMATSSLLVVLNSTRPVGGEAGS